From Dietzia sp. ANT_WB102, a single genomic window includes:
- the fadD5 gene encoding fatty-acid--CoA ligase FadD5, with amino-acid sequence MTIAMDPIAELHAARRNNWNTWVATHAEMKPDAEALRFLGQSTTWRQLHDRSNRFADALARRGVGRGDRVMIISLNNPEFVEVVLGINELGAIAVPVNFRLTPGELAYLVSDCTPKVVVTDALLAPLVGAIRAQGEEPGDHIVIGGESGTEGQTAYADAIAEEGESHELVDVPEDSTALIMYTSGTTGRPKGAMLSYENLTAQSLTCIRVFRLFDEEGRSLLAAPMFHIAALGSIAPGLQLGGATVVHPLQAFDPAAVLDTLQEEKITSVFLVPVQWQAVCAEQQARPRDLVLKNISWGAAPSTDTILRAMSETFPDALNCAVFGQTEMSPITCALDGDDAIRKLGSVGKVIPTLQARVVDAFGEPVGPGEVGEIVYRGPTTMSGYWNKPAETAEAFEGGWFHSGDLVRMDEEGFVYVVDRKKDMIISGGENIYCAEVENVLAGHPRIREVAVIGRKDDKWGELPVAVIAQHESDGGADLTLEELTEWLRDKLAGFKMPKHLVHVDELPRNASGKVVKGTLRSEHGTVGV; translated from the coding sequence ACCGCAGCAACCGCTTCGCCGACGCGTTGGCCCGCCGTGGCGTGGGCAGGGGCGACCGGGTCATGATCATTTCTCTCAACAACCCCGAGTTCGTCGAGGTCGTGCTGGGCATCAACGAGCTGGGCGCCATCGCGGTCCCGGTGAATTTCCGCCTCACCCCGGGCGAGCTCGCCTACCTGGTTAGCGACTGCACGCCGAAGGTCGTCGTCACCGATGCGCTGCTCGCACCGCTCGTCGGCGCCATCCGCGCCCAGGGCGAGGAGCCGGGGGACCACATCGTCATCGGCGGTGAGTCCGGCACCGAGGGCCAGACCGCCTATGCCGACGCGATCGCGGAGGAGGGCGAGTCTCACGAGCTGGTCGATGTCCCCGAGGACTCCACCGCGCTCATCATGTACACCTCCGGGACGACCGGTCGGCCGAAGGGCGCGATGCTCTCGTACGAGAACCTCACCGCCCAGTCCCTCACGTGCATTCGGGTGTTCCGACTGTTCGACGAGGAAGGTCGCTCACTGTTGGCCGCGCCGATGTTCCACATCGCGGCACTCGGTTCGATCGCGCCGGGTCTCCAGCTCGGCGGAGCGACGGTGGTCCATCCGCTGCAGGCATTTGATCCGGCCGCGGTTCTGGACACCCTCCAGGAGGAAAAGATCACCAGCGTCTTCCTCGTGCCGGTGCAATGGCAAGCCGTCTGCGCTGAGCAGCAGGCGCGGCCCCGTGATCTGGTCCTGAAGAACATCTCGTGGGGGGCGGCCCCGTCCACGGACACGATCCTGCGCGCCATGTCCGAGACGTTCCCGGACGCACTCAACTGCGCGGTGTTCGGCCAGACCGAGATGAGCCCCATCACCTGTGCCCTCGACGGTGACGACGCGATCCGCAAACTCGGCTCCGTCGGCAAGGTCATTCCCACCCTCCAGGCCCGGGTCGTCGACGCCTTCGGCGAGCCCGTCGGCCCCGGCGAGGTCGGCGAGATCGTCTACCGCGGGCCCACCACCATGTCCGGCTACTGGAACAAGCCAGCGGAGACCGCCGAGGCCTTCGAGGGTGGCTGGTTCCATTCCGGCGACCTGGTCCGTATGGACGAGGAGGGCTTCGTCTACGTCGTGGACCGCAAGAAGGACATGATCATCTCCGGCGGCGAAAACATCTACTGCGCGGAGGTGGAGAATGTCCTCGCCGGCCATCCACGCATCCGCGAGGTCGCCGTGATCGGCCGTAAGGACGACAAGTGGGGCGAACTCCCGGTGGCCGTGATCGCGCAACACGAGAGTGATGGTGGAGCCGACCTCACCCTCGAGGAGCTCACTGAGTGGCTCCGTGACAAGCTCGCGGGCTTCAAGATGCCCAAACACCTCGTCCACGTCGACGAGCTGCCGCGCAACGCGAGCGGAAAGGTTGTCAAGGGCACACTGCGCTCCGAGCACGGCACCGTCGGAGTCTGA
- a CDS encoding GntR family transcriptional regulator produces MAGVDPTRLGQRPQLSEEVADHVRTRIMSGEIRPGEFIRLDETAAALGVSVTPVREALLTLRGEGLVDLVPRRGYLVSPMSRQDIEDIFWLQTDLSKRIVDRAITRYDAATLDLHARLIDDFEDASAAGDANGVVHAQYAIHRTLNRTSRSDKLSRFLSNAARYMPYRLYAEDPEWRARALVDHRRMLEALRAGDLKAAHDVVEAEFADGARLLIEHLERAGVWDEDREPPLSAEA; encoded by the coding sequence GTGGCGGGTGTGGACCCCACACGACTCGGACAACGCCCACAGCTTTCCGAGGAAGTCGCCGATCACGTCCGCACCCGGATCATGAGTGGCGAGATCCGTCCCGGGGAGTTCATCCGACTCGATGAGACAGCGGCCGCCCTCGGAGTGAGCGTCACCCCGGTCCGCGAGGCGTTGCTCACCCTGCGTGGGGAAGGGCTCGTCGACCTGGTGCCGCGGCGTGGCTACCTGGTCTCGCCGATGAGTCGGCAGGACATCGAGGACATTTTCTGGCTCCAGACGGACCTGTCCAAGCGGATCGTCGACCGGGCCATCACCCGATACGATGCCGCGACACTTGACCTTCACGCCCGCTTGATCGACGACTTCGAGGACGCCTCCGCAGCGGGCGACGCCAATGGCGTGGTGCACGCCCAGTACGCGATCCACCGAACCCTCAACCGGACGTCCCGCTCGGACAAGTTGTCCAGGTTCCTGTCCAACGCCGCCCGCTACATGCCCTACCGGCTGTACGCAGAGGACCCCGAGTGGCGGGCGCGCGCCCTGGTGGATCACCGCCGCATGCTCGAGGCGCTGCGTGCGGGTGACCTCAAGGCCGCCCACGATGTCGTCGAGGCCGAGTTCGCCGACGGCGCCAGGTTGCTCATCGAGCATCTGGAGCGGGCCGGCGTCTGGGACGAGGACCGCGAGCCGCCACTCTCCGCCGAAGCTTGA
- a CDS encoding crotonase/enoyl-CoA hydratase family protein — MTTTENRPAVRTERRDHVLLVTLDRPEARNAVNGEVSMLLGNALHEADTDPEIRVVVITGAGEQSFCAGADLKAISRGEDIFPAENRQWGFAGMMQQYVSVPVIAAVNGTALGGGCEIALACDLVVAADHAVFGLPEVRRGLIAAAGGAFRLPEQLPHRVAMEMILTGEPITAERALELHLINRVVSADRLLDTALGLAGTIASNAPLSVQGSKRVALGISGGERPAEVNKWQVSDAEMITVMSSEDAAEGPRAFAEKRAPVWKAR, encoded by the coding sequence ATGACCACTACAGAGAACCGTCCCGCCGTCCGCACCGAGCGCCGGGACCACGTCCTGCTCGTAACGCTCGACCGCCCGGAAGCCCGCAATGCCGTCAACGGCGAGGTCAGCATGCTGCTGGGCAACGCGCTGCACGAGGCGGACACCGACCCCGAGATCCGGGTGGTCGTGATCACCGGCGCAGGCGAGCAGTCGTTCTGCGCGGGTGCCGACCTCAAGGCCATCTCCCGCGGCGAGGACATCTTCCCGGCGGAGAACCGGCAGTGGGGATTCGCGGGAATGATGCAGCAGTACGTGTCTGTCCCCGTGATCGCCGCAGTCAACGGCACGGCGCTCGGCGGGGGCTGCGAGATCGCCCTGGCCTGCGATCTCGTGGTGGCGGCCGACCATGCTGTGTTTGGACTGCCGGAGGTGCGACGCGGGCTCATCGCCGCCGCCGGGGGTGCGTTCCGACTGCCGGAGCAGCTGCCGCACCGGGTGGCCATGGAGATGATCCTCACCGGAGAGCCGATCACGGCCGAGCGGGCGCTCGAACTCCATCTGATCAACCGGGTCGTCTCGGCCGATCGGCTGCTCGACACCGCGCTCGGACTTGCCGGCACCATCGCGTCCAACGCGCCGTTGTCGGTTCAGGGCAGCAAGCGCGTCGCGCTCGGGATCTCTGGCGGCGAGCGTCCCGCGGAGGTCAACAAGTGGCAGGTCAGCGACGCGGAGATGATCACGGTCATGAGCTCCGAGGACGCGGCGGAGGGGCCGCGGGCGTTCGCCGAGAAGCGCGCCCCGGTGTGGAAGGCGCGCTGA
- a CDS encoding carboxylate--amine ligase/circularly permuted type 2 ATP-grasp protein, with protein MRDRQRWIRVEEELHLVDLRTRRPVRRALDVLTAVGASPDAASPDAAAPDSTSPDAAAPGIAATAAHHGALVVSGAGTHTRLEDLASALRRNRAALDEAARDHGAGLVAAGSLASPGVEFDLAPGEAHPAPGRESQTRAAARFSVVVEVADADEAQYVARRAVAVAPILLAMSASSPYWADGTDSGYASTRTFETRWSPAHVTAFAADTVEGMLAAEDELVGTGVVAGREAIEVDIRPSRDGAGVEFRACDSCSTVDTLVVVAALFRATVDALLADRARGAQAWEDPSPAILDAAFWRAARSGLEGDLVDVVTGRPRPATEVLVDLVTDLEARIEATGEADLVRDLLDGVRATGTSAARQRSAHRRRGRRGDVVAVLLAETSGRLRPRAVSDDKGMRSMLAAYSPLGEAVTEDVHDEAITSDGAPRPEYVDVLKAVADLGPEKLCERKDSVDERLRGLGITLKVYGYDEPQVYPLDAVPRIVPADQWERISAGLEQRARALEMFLRDIYGAGEITRAGVVPLEALQRAPGFRPTGRAVPEGMLHAPVCGADLVSTGPGEWIILEDNLRMPGGLGMAVALRERTAEGYPEFGTRSKVHDPRTGLEMLGRTLRAAAPEGVDDAEITVVVAEDELKAFDLTSAAEAVGAAVVTPDALVCQGGRLYRDDDEGCHPVDVLYVRMDEEMLLSAEGSDGARLRHGLLEAMAEGAVSVVNAPGNGAADDKAIYARVPQIIDFYLGEKPLIGQVDTYLCSDPDQRKQVLDRLGELVVKPIDGYGGSGITVGPESSPRELDVRRDEIKRNGERFVAQEVQPLSTLPTFDGRELQRRHVDMRAFIMLTRGENGEIVAQAPPVAMTRVAPAGTMVVNASSGGGGKDTWIHRA; from the coding sequence ATGCGTGATCGACAACGATGGATCAGGGTCGAAGAGGAACTCCACCTCGTCGACTTGCGGACCCGACGCCCGGTTCGCCGCGCACTCGACGTGCTCACGGCGGTGGGTGCGTCCCCCGACGCTGCGTCCCCCGACGCCGCAGCCCCCGACAGCACTTCCCCCGACGCCGCAGCCCCCGGGATCGCCGCGACGGCGGCCCACCACGGGGCGCTCGTGGTCTCCGGCGCGGGGACGCACACCAGGCTCGAGGACCTCGCCAGCGCACTTCGACGCAACCGTGCCGCACTGGATGAGGCCGCGCGGGACCACGGGGCCGGGCTCGTCGCGGCGGGCTCCCTCGCCTCCCCGGGCGTGGAGTTCGACCTCGCCCCAGGCGAGGCCCACCCGGCGCCGGGGCGTGAGTCCCAGACCCGGGCCGCCGCCCGATTCTCCGTGGTGGTGGAGGTCGCCGATGCCGACGAGGCGCAGTACGTCGCCCGCCGCGCGGTCGCCGTAGCCCCCATACTGCTGGCGATGAGTGCCAGCTCGCCCTATTGGGCCGACGGCACCGACTCCGGGTACGCCTCCACGCGCACCTTCGAGACCCGCTGGTCGCCGGCGCATGTCACCGCCTTCGCCGCGGACACCGTCGAGGGCATGCTCGCGGCGGAGGACGAACTCGTCGGCACCGGCGTGGTCGCGGGGCGCGAGGCGATCGAGGTCGACATCCGGCCGTCCCGGGACGGTGCCGGGGTGGAGTTCCGGGCGTGCGACTCCTGCAGCACGGTGGACACCCTCGTCGTCGTCGCCGCACTGTTCCGCGCGACCGTCGACGCCCTCCTGGCCGACCGTGCCCGGGGCGCCCAGGCGTGGGAGGACCCCTCCCCGGCGATTCTGGACGCGGCGTTCTGGCGCGCGGCGCGGTCCGGGCTCGAGGGCGACCTCGTGGACGTGGTCACCGGACGACCCCGACCCGCCACCGAGGTGCTGGTGGACCTCGTCACCGACCTCGAGGCGCGCATCGAGGCCACCGGCGAGGCCGACCTGGTCCGCGACCTCCTCGACGGCGTCCGCGCCACCGGCACCTCCGCCGCCCGGCAGCGCTCGGCGCACCGTCGCCGCGGTCGCCGGGGCGACGTAGTGGCCGTACTCCTAGCGGAAACCTCCGGTCGGCTGCGGCCGCGCGCGGTCTCGGACGACAAGGGCATGCGGTCGATGCTCGCGGCGTACTCGCCACTCGGCGAGGCGGTCACCGAGGACGTGCACGACGAGGCGATCACCTCCGACGGGGCTCCCCGGCCCGAGTACGTGGACGTGCTCAAGGCCGTCGCCGACCTCGGTCCGGAGAAGCTCTGCGAGCGTAAGGACAGCGTCGACGAGCGCCTCCGTGGCCTCGGCATCACCCTCAAGGTCTACGGCTACGACGAGCCGCAGGTCTACCCGCTGGATGCCGTCCCGCGCATCGTCCCAGCCGACCAGTGGGAGCGGATCTCGGCGGGCCTCGAGCAGCGCGCCCGTGCACTGGAGATGTTCCTCCGGGACATCTACGGGGCCGGTGAGATCACGCGGGCGGGCGTCGTGCCGCTCGAGGCCCTGCAGCGTGCGCCCGGGTTCCGGCCCACCGGCCGCGCGGTGCCGGAGGGGATGCTTCACGCGCCGGTATGTGGTGCGGACCTGGTCTCCACGGGGCCGGGCGAGTGGATCATCCTCGAGGACAACTTGCGGATGCCGGGTGGCCTGGGCATGGCGGTGGCACTGCGGGAGCGCACCGCCGAGGGCTACCCCGAGTTCGGCACGCGTTCGAAGGTGCACGATCCGCGCACGGGCCTGGAGATGCTGGGCCGGACATTGCGCGCGGCCGCGCCGGAGGGCGTCGATGACGCGGAGATCACCGTGGTGGTCGCCGAGGACGAGCTGAAGGCGTTCGACCTCACCTCCGCCGCCGAGGCGGTGGGCGCCGCGGTGGTCACGCCGGACGCCCTGGTCTGTCAGGGCGGGCGGCTGTACCGCGACGACGACGAGGGCTGCCATCCCGTCGATGTCCTTTACGTCCGGATGGACGAGGAGATGCTGCTGTCGGCAGAGGGCTCGGATGGAGCGCGCTTGCGGCACGGGCTGCTCGAGGCGATGGCGGAGGGGGCCGTCTCGGTGGTGAACGCGCCCGGCAACGGAGCGGCCGACGACAAGGCGATCTACGCGCGGGTCCCGCAGATCATCGACTTCTACCTCGGTGAAAAGCCCCTGATCGGCCAGGTCGACACGTACCTGTGCTCGGATCCGGACCAGCGCAAGCAGGTGTTGGACCGGCTCGGCGAACTGGTGGTCAAGCCGATCGACGGGTACGGAGGATCCGGCATCACAGTCGGACCCGAGAGTTCCCCGCGTGAGCTCGACGTGCGTAGGGACGAGATAAAGCGCAATGGCGAGCGGTTCGTCGCGCAGGAGGTGCAGCCGCTGTCTACGCTGCCTACTTTCGACGGACGAGAGTTGCAGCGACGCCACGTGGACATGCGGGCGTTCATCATGCTCACCCGGGGCGAGAACGGGGAGATCGTCGCCCAGGCCCCGCCGGTAGCCATGACACGCGTGGCCCCTGCGGGCACGATGGTGGTCAACGCCTCCAGCGGAGGGGGAGGAAAGGACACCTGGATCCACCGTGCCTGA
- a CDS encoding prolyl oligopeptidase family serine peptidase → MPDTTAPDFAEATEEQESRDVAGPPEDAAGPGRVRHTSSPCLSPDGSVLACVVTERTGFPRAVQRPLGPDGLDGAGPERDVVLPEDGPVRRVAYSPNGKWLACEVAPDGGERERIFLVTTDPDDHSAHAIDTWGDATVKIVCWDGELLAVTAFDAEGAADGRLVDPETGETTVVDRRMGGALVHARDGAALFRVGARGIRELLRIVPDGRWWPLLPVDTGATTDAGVILDAGGPDRPMRMVVRSDHSSDRTGLLAVESGENGTESWPLAYRSDADLDTMEVSLDRSTAVLLWNVRGGLSELEVLDLRPDRPRVIARPPLPDVVASAPTITADGRLLAVTVESLDEPPRVVIYDVAAGRWTGHGPREPDPAPELVRYTARDGLEMSGWLYRVGPAGEPAPTVVHLHGGPEGQSRPGYNDIARRLLDAGVAVFAPNVRGSTGFGRFFSHADDRYGRFAGIDDVEDALLHLVDEGIADPDRAVVSGRSYGGYLVNASLVRHAGRWRGGIAACGMSDLRTFYRDTEPWVAAAAYPKYGNPLQERELLREASPLRRFRTVDVPMLFVHGAHDTNVPPSETEQAAEALRQRDVPVDVLLFEDEGHEFVKLANRQLLGDRVVQFCQEVFDARTRKGR, encoded by the coding sequence GTGCCTGACACCACCGCACCCGATTTCGCCGAGGCCACAGAGGAACAAGAGTCCCGAGACGTCGCGGGGCCACCGGAAGACGCCGCTGGCCCCGGCCGCGTCCGCCACACCAGTTCGCCCTGCCTGTCCCCGGACGGCTCGGTGCTGGCCTGCGTGGTCACCGAACGGACCGGCTTCCCGCGGGCGGTGCAGCGACCGCTCGGACCGGACGGACTCGACGGCGCCGGCCCCGAACGCGACGTCGTATTGCCGGAGGACGGTCCCGTCCGCAGGGTCGCCTACTCGCCCAACGGTAAGTGGTTGGCCTGCGAGGTCGCTCCGGACGGCGGTGAACGCGAACGGATCTTCCTCGTCACCACCGATCCCGACGACCACAGTGCCCACGCAATCGACACCTGGGGCGATGCCACCGTGAAGATCGTCTGCTGGGACGGCGAGCTACTCGCCGTGACCGCGTTCGACGCCGAGGGCGCGGCGGACGGCAGACTCGTGGACCCGGAGACGGGGGAGACCACTGTGGTCGACCGGCGCATGGGCGGCGCGCTGGTCCACGCCCGCGACGGCGCGGCCCTGTTCCGGGTTGGCGCACGCGGCATCCGTGAACTGCTGCGCATCGTCCCGGACGGCCGATGGTGGCCGCTGTTGCCCGTCGACACGGGTGCCACGACCGACGCCGGGGTCATCCTCGACGCAGGCGGTCCGGACCGGCCGATGCGCATGGTGGTGCGGAGTGACCACTCCTCGGATCGGACAGGACTGCTCGCGGTCGAGTCCGGCGAGAACGGCACCGAGTCGTGGCCCCTGGCCTACCGGTCGGACGCGGACCTCGACACCATGGAGGTCAGCCTCGACCGCTCGACCGCTGTCCTGCTGTGGAACGTGCGGGGCGGACTCTCCGAGCTGGAGGTCCTAGACCTGCGACCCGACCGCCCGCGGGTGATCGCCCGGCCCCCGCTGCCGGACGTGGTGGCCTCGGCGCCCACCATCACAGCCGATGGCCGACTGCTGGCCGTGACTGTCGAGAGCCTCGATGAGCCACCCCGAGTAGTGATCTACGACGTCGCCGCCGGCCGCTGGACAGGCCACGGACCGCGCGAACCGGACCCGGCCCCCGAGCTGGTCCGGTACACCGCCCGTGACGGACTGGAGATGAGCGGATGGTTGTACCGCGTCGGCCCGGCCGGTGAGCCCGCTCCCACCGTGGTGCACCTGCACGGCGGCCCGGAGGGCCAGTCGCGGCCGGGGTACAACGACATCGCCAGGCGGCTGCTGGATGCCGGTGTGGCGGTCTTCGCCCCCAACGTGCGCGGTTCCACCGGGTTCGGGCGGTTCTTCAGTCACGCCGACGACCGGTACGGACGGTTCGCCGGGATCGACGACGTCGAGGATGCGCTGCTGCACCTCGTGGATGAGGGGATCGCCGACCCGGACCGGGCGGTGGTCTCGGGGCGCTCCTACGGCGGGTACCTCGTCAACGCCTCGCTCGTGCGGCACGCCGGACGGTGGCGCGGCGGCATCGCGGCCTGCGGGATGAGTGACCTGCGGACCTTCTACCGTGACACCGAACCCTGGGTCGCCGCAGCCGCCTACCCCAAGTACGGCAACCCCCTCCAGGAACGGGAGCTGCTCAGAGAGGCGTCGCCGCTACGCCGGTTCCGGACGGTGGACGTGCCGATGCTGTTCGTCCACGGAGCCCACGACACGAACGTGCCGCCCAGCGAGACCGAGCAGGCCGCCGAGGCGCTGCGCCAACGAGATGTACCGGTGGACGTGCTCCTGTTTGAGGACGAGGGTCATGAGTTCGTGAAATTGGCAAACCGTCAGCTGTTGGGCGATCGGGTGGTCCAGTTCTGTCAGGAGGTGTTCGATGCTCGGACGAGGAAAGGCCGATAG
- a CDS encoding M20 family metallopeptidase gives MLGRGKADSSIKKRDPSEFEERLSRWRRHIHANPELSFEETETTAFIAGELEKLGLTPRGFKLGTGLWCDIPAADDAPAKDVVALRADIDALPMSEASGESFSSEAEGVSHSCGHDGHTAMLLGAAELLVADPPPRPVRLIFQPAEETMPGGAKTCVEEGVVKGVDRILALHCDPHRKVGEVGVTAGPITSSNAKIGVHVHSDGGHTARPHETQDTVHALAQIVMGLGGVIDRRTDPRSGTVLTWGSVNAGGSAPNVIPDSGELWGTLRSADRDVWATIEPIVREAIEHLAALYEIRAEVDYIQGVPPVVNDADCAELAAQAVESVLGSEGVGSADQSSGGEDFAWYTEEIPGVYLRLGVSDGESEETDLHHPGFVLDERALAHGARIFDAFARLHRAE, from the coding sequence ATGCTCGGACGAGGAAAGGCCGATAGCTCGATCAAGAAGAGGGACCCGTCCGAGTTCGAGGAGCGGTTGTCCCGGTGGCGGCGACACATCCACGCGAACCCGGAGCTGTCGTTCGAAGAGACCGAGACCACCGCGTTCATCGCCGGGGAGCTTGAGAAGCTGGGGCTCACACCTCGTGGGTTCAAGCTGGGTACCGGGCTGTGGTGTGACATCCCCGCCGCGGACGATGCCCCCGCGAAAGACGTAGTAGCACTGCGTGCGGATATCGACGCCCTGCCGATGTCGGAGGCGTCCGGCGAGTCGTTCTCCTCGGAGGCCGAGGGCGTCAGCCACTCCTGCGGGCACGACGGACATACTGCGATGCTCCTCGGGGCCGCCGAGCTCCTCGTCGCGGACCCGCCGCCGCGCCCGGTCCGCCTGATCTTCCAACCCGCGGAGGAGACCATGCCAGGCGGGGCCAAGACCTGCGTCGAGGAGGGCGTGGTCAAGGGCGTCGACCGGATCCTGGCGCTGCACTGCGATCCGCACCGCAAAGTCGGCGAGGTCGGCGTCACCGCCGGGCCGATCACCTCGTCCAACGCCAAGATCGGCGTCCACGTGCACTCGGACGGCGGGCACACCGCGCGTCCGCACGAGACGCAGGACACGGTCCACGCGCTAGCGCAGATCGTCATGGGCCTTGGCGGCGTAATCGACCGCCGTACGGACCCCCGCTCGGGAACCGTCCTGACCTGGGGTTCCGTCAATGCTGGTGGCTCCGCACCCAACGTCATCCCGGATTCCGGCGAACTCTGGGGGACGCTGCGCAGCGCCGACCGCGACGTGTGGGCCACGATCGAGCCGATTGTTCGCGAGGCGATCGAACACCTGGCCGCGCTGTACGAGATCCGGGCCGAGGTCGACTACATCCAAGGCGTACCGCCCGTGGTGAACGACGCCGATTGCGCGGAATTGGCCGCGCAGGCCGTGGAATCCGTGCTCGGGTCCGAGGGCGTGGGCTCCGCGGATCAGTCCAGTGGTGGCGAAGACTTTGCCTGGTACACGGAGGAGATCCCCGGCGTTTACCTGCGGCTGGGCGTGAGTGACGGCGAATCCGAGGAAACGGATCTGCACCATCCGGGCTTCGTGCTCGACGAGCGCGCCCTGGCCCACGGTGCCCGCATATTCGATGCGTTCGCGCGACTGCATCGCGCCGAGTGA
- the selD gene encoding selenide, water dikinase SelD, producing the protein MATDPASRAARLTSYAHGGGCACKIPPGALENVVSGLVGAPVRDPAAELLVGLDDGDDAAAVRIAGGQAVISTADFFTPVVDDPYDWGRIAAANALSDVYAMGGTPIVAINLLCWPMDVLPYDMAGEVLRGAQEVAGAAGCHVAGGHSVDDPEPKYGMAVTGIADPERLLRNDAGQAGVPLSLTKPLGIGVLNSRHKNTGEVSREAIETMTRLNDVASREALAAGVECATDVTGFGLLGHLYKMARASGVSAVIDSASVPYLEGARQALADGFVSGGTRRNLDWVRPHLAAGVDEDELLLLADAQTSGGLLVAGEIPGGTVIGELVPAGDSVLTVR; encoded by the coding sequence ATGGCCACCGATCCCGCCTCGCGCGCCGCACGGCTCACCTCGTATGCCCACGGCGGCGGATGTGCCTGCAAGATCCCGCCCGGCGCGCTCGAGAACGTCGTCTCCGGTCTCGTCGGCGCCCCCGTCCGCGATCCCGCCGCGGAACTCCTCGTGGGCCTCGATGACGGCGACGACGCGGCGGCGGTCCGGATCGCCGGCGGCCAGGCCGTCATCAGCACGGCCGACTTCTTCACCCCCGTCGTCGACGACCCCTACGACTGGGGGCGCATCGCCGCGGCCAACGCCCTGTCGGACGTCTACGCGATGGGCGGGACCCCGATCGTGGCGATCAATCTGCTGTGCTGGCCGATGGACGTCCTGCCGTACGACATGGCCGGGGAGGTCCTGCGCGGTGCTCAGGAGGTGGCCGGCGCCGCCGGTTGTCACGTGGCGGGCGGGCACAGCGTTGATGACCCGGAGCCGAAGTACGGCATGGCGGTCACAGGCATCGCGGACCCCGAGCGGCTACTACGCAATGACGCCGGGCAGGCGGGGGTGCCGCTGTCGCTGACCAAACCGCTGGGGATCGGGGTGCTCAACAGTCGGCACAAGAACACGGGCGAAGTGAGCCGGGAGGCGATCGAGACGATGACGCGTCTCAACGACGTAGCCTCCCGCGAGGCCCTGGCCGCCGGAGTCGAGTGCGCGACCGACGTCACCGGGTTCGGTCTACTCGGCCACCTCTACAAGATGGCCCGGGCCAGTGGCGTCTCCGCCGTGATCGACTCTGCCTCCGTCCCCTACCTCGAGGGTGCACGTCAGGCCCTCGCCGACGGCTTCGTCAGCGGCGGGACCAGGCGCAACCTCGATTGGGTGCGGCCGCACCTCGCCGCCGGGGTGGACGAGGACGAACTGCTCCTGCTCGCCGACGCCCAGACCTCCGGCGGGCTGCTCGTGGCCGGGGAGATCCCGGGGGGCACCGTGATCGGCGAGCTGGTTCCCGCCGGCGATTCGGTGCTCACCGTGCGCTGA